DNA sequence from the Lycium barbarum isolate Lr01 chromosome 5, ASM1917538v2, whole genome shotgun sequence genome:
TATAAGTccataaagcataaaacataagtccattatgaaatccaaactaaaacataagccccacgactatataaatgaaccctaaccgcttccggtttcaaatacttcttacACCGGCAACGAGAACAAGCACCCCTAATTatcccttcattttgaaaagggtgaactgacattgcatgtgtgtaaacttgtcaacaaattcatcatgtacacccacacgatcacTGTTATTtctattatacatccacatacgatccatctacaaaaatatacccacaaattattgaggttatggaaatatattttaacttaagaattctaacttaaaatataacttaagaaaacacaatcccaaccaattctaactttgaattctcaataacaattctaactttaataacttatggattctaactttaatataacttttaaaagcacaatcccaaccaattctaactttgaattctcaataacaattctaactttaataacttatggattctaactttatttctaaaaattgaaaagtaaatctaatcAAATAAAGTCTACGCTTTcgtttagaggttatagaaatattatgacttaacaattctaactttgaaaatcaCAATCAcagccaattctaactttgaattctcaataacaattctaactttgaaaagcacaatcacatccaattctaactttgaattctcaataacaattctacctttaataacttatggattctaactttatttctaaaaattgaaaagtaaatctaatcAAATAAATTCTAGGctttagtttagaggttatagaaatattatgacttaacaattctaactttgaaaagcacaatcacagccaattctaactttgaattctcaataacaattctttttttaacaacttatggattctaactttaatataacttggaaaagcacaatctcaaccaattctaactaagctaacacaaatacattgacaatgaacataaaaaatagcacaatctccagcatatatatatatatatatatatatatatgaaaagtaaactagtcaaataaattttacattttttcacaaattcaacatcaataatttttaaaagcacaatcccaaccaattctaactttgaattctcaataacaattttaactttaataacatatggattctaactttaattctaaaaattcaaaagtaaatctagtcaaataaagtctacattttagtttagaggttatagaaatattatgacttaacaattctaactttgaaaagcacaatcacaaccaattctaactttgaattctcaataacaattctaactttaataacttatgaattctaactttaatataacttgaaAAAGCACAAtgccaaccaattctaactaagctaacacgaatacattgacaatgaacataaaagatagcacaatcccaaccaattcccCATAACGATAAGTTTCAGCACCCCTCCCACCCCCCGCCCCCAAGCCACCCCCCACCCCAACAAAGCCACCCCAACCGGCGACCGGCGTCGACCACCATCACCACTGGTAGTACGTTTTCGGCCTGCCAGATCTCTCTCTCTCGCCTctgttctctcttttctttccttcttcctttttttttttctcttttcctcCCTCTTCTACCCTGCGACCGGAAACCCTTCACCAGTAGGTTTCTGATCAGTTTCTGTGCAGGAACTCAAGTTTTTCGGCTGTGAACAGTGATTCCGGTCAGTGAGCAGTACTTTCCGGCAGAGAATAGAATTTTTCGGTGGCAAACAGAGATTTTTCGGTGGTGAACAGGTTTTATTTACTTGGAGTCGGTACCTCCAGTAGCCCATTCCCTGTCTTTTAGCCTTTTAAATTTTTCCTGCTCCGCCTAATTGAATACCTATTTCAATGCATATAGACTCTTGCTAACTTGTCTTTAGTATTGATCCTTTGTTTGTCTTAGATTAACCTTTCATTAGCGtatatttgctttactggctttggtgagggatggtagactagggtcatgttctcggttaGGGACGGGGCCTAGGATTGGAGGGACAAAAGGGGTTGAGGGCGCTTCTAagttgagagtagggtcttggaatattgggacgttatcgggaaagtccatagagttagttaagattcttaagaagagaaGGATTAATATTGCTtgcgtccaagagactaaatgggtaggacctgAAGCTAAGGATGTGGATGGGTACAAGTTTTTGTTCTCGGGTAAGTCgaggtataggaatggggtagggatcttagtagatagtgagcttagagatcaggtggtagaggttagtaGGATCAATGACAGGATGATGGCGATTAAATTGATCGTTGAAGGGTtcaccttgaacattattagtgcttacgcgctGCAAACGGGTTTGGACGAGGAGGAAACAAGGCGGTTTTGGGAGGACTTAGACGAAGTGGTGGTAAGTATACCGtctactgagaagttattcataggaggagatttcaatagGCACATTGGGTCTGTTTCGAGGGGCCATGATGAGGTGCATGGAggatttggcttcggggacaggaatggtggTAGAGTCTCACTCCTGGATTTCGCAAAGGCTTTTAGATTGCTGGTAGCCAACTCGAGTATtccaaagaaggaggagcacttggtaaccttccgtagctcggtggctgcgacgcacatagactttttgctccttagaaaagatgataaaaGCCTCTGTAAGGACTGCAAGGTCATTCCAAGTGAGAATTTTACGACCCAACATAAactattggtgatggatttggaaatAAGGAGGAAtaagaagaagagggtcgtggatgaccgaccaaGGATTAGGTGGGGGAGTTTGACTTTGTCTAGTGCCCTAGaaatgggggagaagttgatggctatgggagcGTGGGATAGTAGGGGGGATACGAgtagtatgtgggataggacggccagttgcattagggaagcagctagagaggtatTGGGGGTCTCAAGAGGCCGCCGTGATGGGCAACaaggggattggtggtggaatggagaagtccaagggaaAGTGGAAGCAAATAAGCAGGCATATGTGAATTTGGTTGATAGCAAGAACGATGAAGAGAAGCGGACGAACAaggaaaagtataagatggcgagaaaggaggagaagttggcagtttcggcgaAGAAAACGGCagcctttgaacgcctttatgcagaactagaggaccgAGGTGTGTATAAGAAACGGTTTAGGCTGgccaaggcgagagagaggaaggcacgcgacttGGATCAATTAAAGTGCATCAAGGTCGaggatggccaagtgttggtacaggaagcccacattagacagagatggcagtcatatttTCATAAACTCTTAAACGAAGGAGGGGAAAAAGACagtgtgttgggagatttggagcacTCTGATAGGCGTCGcaactttggatattgtaggagtataaaggttgaggaagtTAAGGAAGCGGTTCGTAGGATGcgtaggggaagagcgaccggacctgacgagattcctggggaattttggaagagtgcaggcagggtaggcttggagtggctgactgggttgtttaatgtcattttcaagacagcgaagatgtcggaagaatggaggtggagtacaacgATTcccttgtacaagaacaagggcgacattcaaagctgcagcaactatagaggtatcaagctgctaagtcacactatgaaagtatgggaaagggtggtggaaatgagggtgaggagaggtgtgtctatttcaaagaaccagtttggattcatgcttgggcgctcgactacagaagcaaTTCATATtataaggagattggtggagcaatATAGGTAGCGGAAGAgtgacttacacatggtattcattgacctagaaaaggcctacgacaaagtgccaaaagaggtcctatggagattcttggaggctaaaggtgtacctgtggtgtacattagagcgataaaggacatgtatgatggatccaagaccagggtaaggacggtaggaggaTATTCGGAGCACTTCCTTGttctgatggggttgcatcagggatcaactcttagcccATTTATATTCGCCTTGGTAATGGATGAATTGACACAaaaaatacaaggtgaggtgccttggtgtatgttgttcgcggatgacatagtcctgattgacgagactcgcagcggagttaacgataagctggagggctaGAGACAGGCGTtgaagtctaaaggatttaaattgagtaggaccaagacagaatacttggagtgcaggttcagtggcgtaccgcatgaggctgacgaggaagtgaggcttggtacccaggccattcaaaagaaaggaagtttcaagtatcttgtgTCTATTATACAGGGATATGGGGATATCAATGaggatgtttcacatcgtattggtgcagggtggatgaaatggaggctcgcctccggagtgctgtgtgacaagaaagtgccaccaaaatttaaaggcaagttctacaaagtagtggttagaccgactttattgtacggggcggagtgttggctagTCAAGAActttcatgttcagaagatgaaagtcgcggaaatgcgaatgctgcaatggatgtgtgggcacactaggagggatagaattaggaatgaagatatccgggacaaggtgggagtggcatcggtggggGACAAGATGCGTGAAGCGATGTTGAGatagtttgggcatgtgaagaggagaggcaCAAAGGCTCCAGTGtgaaggtgtgagaggttggctatggacggtttcaggaaaGGTAAAGGGAGGCCAacgaagtattggggagaggtgattagacaggatatggcacaccttcagcttaccgaggacatcaccttagataggaggttgtggaggactcagattaggatagaaggctaggttgcttatcttttcaccatagtagttgtagttttgctcattcgtttatttccatttgatttctgcttatatttgttgggcctttGTACTTTGATAATCGTATTTATCTatggtagttaatgctcctttctaccatgactttctcgcttttgttattcctcgttttcatattgtttttgatatgcttggccctatatgaccttttgtcttgttttcctctcttgagccgagggactttcggaaacaaccgccctacctttcaaggtgggggttaggtctgcatacactctactctccccagaccccacatggtgggattctactaggcttgttgttgttgttgtatatatatgaaaagtaaactagtcaaataaagtttacattttttcacaaatttaacAATAATTTGAAAGCACAACACCAACCAATTCTAAGtttcaattctcaataacaattctaactttaataacttatggattccaacttcaatataactttgaaaagcacaatcccaaccaattctaaaaattgaaaagtaaatctagccaaataaagtctacattttagttttgaggttatagaaatattataacttgacattctaaccttgaaaagcacaatcctaaccaattctaactttgaattctcaataacaattctaactttaataacttatggattctaactttaatataactttgaaaagcacaatctcaaccaattccaaaaattgaaaagtaaatctagtcaaataaagtctacactttagttttgaggttatagaaatactataacttaacaattctaactttgaaaagcacaatctcaaccaattctaattttgaatgctcaatacaaattctactaacttatggattctaacaaaaagcacaatcccaacaaacaaacaaaaaaactagtcaaataaagtatacatttttgcacgaattcaacatcaataatattacaaacaatgataactaagctaacacaaatacattgacaatgaacataaaatatagcacaatctcaagcaaaaaaaaaatgaaaagtaaactagtcaaataaagtttacattttttcacaaattcaacattaataacattacaaatgatgtttaacaaagctaaatagactaacattaggcctaaaatctacaaataaaactaaaattgaaagaattttaaaagccctaatttaaaagaaactacCTCAAATTACAAGTTAAAAATAGGGCTGGGGTAGGTGGGGTTGGGCTGCACAGGTAGCGGCGGGTGGGCGGCGGCTAGCAGCAGGTGGCGGGCGTGGGCAGAGGGGGGTGGGCGGCGGGTTAGGGTTTTTTTATTGTAGAGAGAAGTGGGTATTTTTGTTGGGGAAGATAGCAAATGATATGCCAAACCCGTTTCTATCATATTGTTaaaaaaaaccgacgtggtccgtcagtttttttaaaatgttgaccagcctttgaccaaaaaaaaaaatcgacgtaGTCCGTCGGTTTCTTTAAAATAAATTCGTTTATTAATATTTtacaaaacaaaatgaattataaattatttaatatatttttaaaaataaaaccggcgtgggacgtcggtttttgtaaaaaaaaaaattggcggaaatataatttcaaatttgcgaaaaaaaccgacgttgtccgtcagttttttaattaaaaaaatttaaaaaaaaaatagaaatacacaaaaccgacgcactgcgtcagttttccgtcggtttttcaaagcgacgcagtccgtcggttttttgtctgtcgaattttgccagttttttagtagaGTCAAGTGGTCATTTTTTAATGCAACAGGTGCCTTGAAAACAGTACTCAATGTCTTCGTAAGCTCATAGAAATGCCTTTGACAAATCAGTTGTTGCCGTGGATAGGATGGTATAGATGAGTGTGTTGAACTTGTGCAGTTTAGAGTCCTTCTAATCTATATTTTGTAGATTCTCAGCTCTATCTATGTTTTGTTCTTATTcatatttgtatatgtgtatctACCAAATTTTACCCTCCTTAGTGTCTCTTTAAATATACATCACTATTTACTGACAAAACTGATGCATACTATGTGTATTCCATTTTGAATAAGAGGCATTAGTTATGACATCGATGACTTAGACGTTTTCAGAAATCCATTACAATGTCACTCATCAAAATGAATTCTAAGTGTCGGCATATATTTCAACTTCTTAAAATACTCTCCTCCTTTGTGATTTGGATATTATCTTCCATGTGCTGATAACTTTTGGACATTTGGATGACAGGAAAAAAGTTCTGTTGCTCTTGTGGCTCAAGAGAAATTCTCATAACCAAGAGAAGTAGAGGTAGCTGCTTATTTAGCTAATTTTCATTCATGAATATGATTGGTGTGCATTTTGATAACCATCTGATTTAAGGAGCTTGGACTTGCGTTCAAGGGAAACCAAAAACGGTGACAGAAGCCTTGGAGGTAGCTTGTGAATTCACTCCCTCACCCTATTTATCGATCTTTCTCCTTCCGTATTTGATGAGCTAAAGTTTAAAAGAAAGGCGATGAAGGCTGATCTGGAATCCATGGAAGAAAAAGTAGCTATGGAGATGAAGGCTGATCTGGAATCCAAGGGGGAGGTAGAGTTCCATGTATGTACCCTCGGAAAGAATGTCACCATTAAGAAAAGCATGGTCTCTATTTCCAAGGAAAGGGAAGATATGAACATGTCTATTTGAGAAGAACGAAATTGGTATTGACCCTGATTTAGATGCTCTAAGTTGAATTTGGAGCATTCCAAAAACTTGGTGATCCAACTACAAAATGACCGGCAGCCTAATACAACATTACAAATTTTAGGATGGTTATTTAACACATGAATACATGCTGTAGGTGAAGATTCTGAGTACTTTGATTTTTTTTACAAATCAGCCTTCTTATAAGGACTAATGAGCAACTCTTAGTTTATTGAACCTACCAAGAGTAGTTAAGTGAGAAAAATGATTCTAACAGCTTCTTTGAACTAACTTTCATTGTTTTTGCTTCTTTTATTGTTGGACGTCGTTTGACTAATGCTAAGATTTGGTCTCCTTTCTATTTTTATTAGATGATTTGGGCGAGCATTTAACTTGGAAGTTGATTTGGGTTGAATATTCACTTACACAAAAAAGGAATTTATAATATTTGAGCATGTCAATTCTCTTCGCATTTTTGTGTGTTGTTTAATGATTTTAAGCAAATCTTCTTTCACAAAAACGTTGTTACGCACGGGCATAAATATCTAGTTGAAAATAGAAATCTGACTTCAAAGTTGCTTAGATTACCATAATACATAAGGACAAATAATGGTTAAAATGATccacaaaaaaaaattagtataCTCCAAGAAAACCTTGTAGCATATGTCCCTGTTCCAATAAGGTCCAAGTGGCAAGGAAAGAGAATTTGCTTTAGAGTATGAAATCTTTATGTTGCCTCGGTGAGGACTATAATATTTTGGTATCTTTACTtctatatatagtagtaatatgtatatacataatatatccaGTGTCTAAGAATTATAATAAGCTTGCTTTAATAGTAAAGTATTTGgataaaaaaatttaaagaaaaaattgTGTTGGATAATTACTTTGTAAAAATGAAAACATTTTAACAATTAGTTGTATAAAtgctttttaaaaatataaaatatttatattaattaTAATCCACTTATTTATAAAATCAAAATCTTACAAGCTCATctccaagaaaataaaaatagtaaatATTTTTGTGATAATTGAAAATTTTATATATTAAACAAATCATTTATAATCAGTTAAAGAATTAATCTACAGAGAAGCACCATGCTTAGTTCTACTATCATTCAACTGTATCCTTTTATTGTCTACTTAGACACAATTTTGTGATATTCTGAAATCTTTGTTCGAAATATTTTCTACACTTTGAAATAAAATTGAAGTATTCAATGGTTTTATAATTTATATATGGGTGAAGAGGTCTTGTGTCTAAAAATGGATTGGTTTACTTTTATTGGAAACAAGAACATAGTTTGATAATCTTATTGtctaaaaaaattcaaaagttactttagtgaatttttttatatatttaatgATCATTTGAGGAATTGACTCGTATAAGTACATGTTTGAAGATTTCCTATAAATATCTAGGCATTAAAATATTCATGCAAGCGAAATAGtagaagaatatttttttttccacttgtcttcaaCGAGAAAATTATTGATTGAGAGAACAAAAAgagtaaaataaagaatttttttcCCAGTTGTCTTTAAAAAAAAGGCAATTAAAAGTGCTTCTACTTCTTAATGTTCCGACACATATAaggttgtaatttattttttctttcgtATATGTGAAGAGCAAcatgtttctattttctttatttctCAATTTCTTTGTTCAATGAAGGATTTATTCCTTCCTCACAAGATTGATCTTCCAGCTTTCTACGGCTTTTAGATTAGTCACATCAGCGAATAAAATTTTACATGTTACGTACTTCTTAAATTTAAAAATTACAGCTCATTAACCCATAGAAGAAGCATACAATT
Encoded proteins:
- the LOC132639705 gene encoding uncharacterized protein LOC132639705, which gives rise to MAIKLIVEGFTLNIISAYALQTGLDEEETRRFWEDLDEVVVSIPSTEKLFIGGDFNRHIGSVSRGHDEVHGGFGFGDRNGGRVSLLDFAKAFRLLVANSSIPKKEEHLEKSSVALVAQEKFS